A single window of Flavobacterium sp. 140616W15 DNA harbors:
- a CDS encoding DUF1294 domain-containing protein, whose amino-acid sequence MKVLLPYFFIVNSIAFILAGYDKYLAIKHKRRISENTLFAITALGGSLGLLLAMLLFKHKTSKPSFIIKYTGIIFLQIAIAVLMFIYYNDTETLAWFIVSANK is encoded by the coding sequence ATGAAAGTTTTATTACCGTATTTTTTTATCGTAAATAGTATTGCCTTTATTTTAGCTGGATATGATAAATATTTGGCAATCAAACATAAACGTAGAATCTCCGAAAATACATTGTTTGCAATAACTGCTCTTGGTGGTTCATTAGGATTGTTACTAGCAATGCTATTGTTTAAACATAAAACGAGTAAACCTTCTTTTATTATAAAATATACAGGAATTATTTTCCTTCAGATAGCAATTGCTGTCCTTATGTTTATTTATTACAATGATACTGAAACTCTTGCTTGGTTTATAGTAAGTGCCAATAAATAG
- a CDS encoding Tex family protein, with product MTNIQFIAKSVQTAAINIQNTVKLLEEDCTIPFISRYRKDTTGNLDEVVIEQIAKLQKDYEVIVKRKEAVLKSIEEQKLLTPELKQKIEQSFDLQEIEDFYLPFKKKKKTKADVARENGLEPLAKIIMSQGNDDVDFISTRYINDNVINEEAALQGARDIIAEWINENIYVRKQLRRLYQRKSTIATKVVKTKKDDENAQKFNQYFDWSELLIKAPSHRLLAMLRAENEGFVKMKVEVDIDEAYDVIDELVIKGQNNTTPHIQLAIEDSYKRLLNPAIGNETLQEAKAKADANSIQVFANNLGQLLLAPPLGEKRILAIDPGFRSGCKVVCLDEKGDLLYNETIYPHAPQHEDAMAMKKIRSMVNSYKIDAISIGNGTASRETEFFIKKIAFDKPVQVFIVSEAGASVYSASKIARDEFPNYDVTVRGSVSIGRRLSDPLAELVKIDPKAIGVGQYQHDVDQSKLKEELDNTVIRCVNSVGININTASKHLLSYVSGIGEKLAENIVQYRSENGPFEDRKQLKKVPRLGDKAYQQGAAFIRITNAKNPLDNSAVHPEAYGIVEKMAKDLKLTVNDLIANKERTALIKPENYITPEIGLLTLKDIIKELEKPGLDPRKSAKVFEFDPNVKSIKDVKTGMILPGIVNNITNFGCFVDIGVKESGLVHISQLKAGFVSDVNEVVKLHQHVDVKVTEVDEERKRIQLTMIL from the coding sequence ATGACTAATATTCAATTCATTGCAAAGTCTGTTCAAACAGCAGCAATAAACATTCAAAACACGGTTAAATTACTTGAGGAAGATTGCACTATTCCGTTTATTTCTAGATATCGAAAAGATACCACTGGAAATCTTGATGAAGTTGTAATTGAGCAAATTGCAAAACTTCAGAAAGATTATGAAGTTATTGTAAAACGTAAAGAAGCAGTTTTAAAATCGATAGAAGAACAAAAGTTACTTACTCCTGAATTAAAGCAAAAAATTGAACAAAGTTTTGATTTACAAGAGATAGAAGATTTTTATCTTCCGTTTAAAAAGAAAAAGAAAACAAAAGCCGATGTAGCGCGTGAAAATGGACTTGAGCCGTTGGCTAAGATTATCATGTCGCAAGGCAATGACGATGTTGATTTTATTTCAACACGATATATTAATGATAATGTTATTAATGAAGAAGCCGCTTTACAAGGAGCTCGTGATATCATTGCGGAATGGATCAACGAAAATATATATGTTCGTAAGCAATTACGAAGATTATACCAACGTAAATCGACAATTGCAACTAAGGTTGTAAAAACAAAAAAAGATGATGAGAATGCGCAAAAGTTCAATCAGTATTTCGATTGGTCAGAGCTATTAATAAAAGCGCCATCACACCGATTATTAGCTATGCTTCGTGCTGAAAACGAAGGATTTGTAAAAATGAAAGTAGAGGTTGATATTGATGAAGCCTATGATGTTATTGATGAACTGGTTATAAAAGGACAAAATAATACAACACCGCATATTCAATTAGCAATTGAAGATAGTTATAAACGGTTGTTGAATCCTGCTATAGGAAATGAAACCTTGCAAGAAGCCAAGGCTAAAGCTGATGCTAATTCTATTCAGGTTTTTGCTAATAATTTAGGACAGCTATTATTGGCCCCACCATTGGGTGAAAAACGTATTCTAGCCATTGATCCTGGATTTAGAAGTGGTTGTAAAGTGGTTTGTCTGGACGAAAAAGGAGATTTGTTATACAATGAAACCATTTATCCGCACGCACCACAACATGAAGATGCTATGGCGATGAAAAAAATCCGCTCTATGGTAAATTCTTATAAAATAGATGCAATTTCTATTGGGAACGGAACGGCATCTAGAGAAACGGAGTTTTTTATTAAAAAAATTGCATTTGACAAACCAGTTCAGGTTTTTATAGTTTCTGAGGCAGGAGCTTCGGTATATTCGGCATCTAAAATCGCTCGTGATGAGTTTCCTAATTATGATGTTACTGTGCGAGGATCAGTTTCTATAGGAAGACGACTTTCGGATCCGTTGGCCGAATTGGTAAAAATCGATCCAAAAGCTATTGGAGTAGGACAATACCAACATGATGTAGATCAGTCAAAATTAAAAGAAGAGCTGGATAATACCGTAATTCGTTGCGTAAACTCGGTAGGTATTAATATTAATACAGCGAGTAAACATTTATTGAGTTATGTTAGTGGAATAGGAGAGAAGCTTGCCGAAAACATAGTACAATATCGCTCAGAAAATGGCCCCTTTGAAGATCGTAAACAATTAAAAAAAGTGCCTCGTTTAGGTGATAAGGCATATCAGCAAGGAGCTGCTTTTATTAGAATTACTAATGCTAAAAATCCGTTGGATAATTCGGCAGTACATCCTGAAGCATATGGAATTGTTGAAAAAATGGCCAAAGATTTAAAACTAACGGTTAATGATCTTATTGCCAATAAAGAACGCACAGCTTTAATTAAACCAGAGAATTATATTACGCCAGAAATTGGTTTATTGACTTTAAAGGATATTATCAAAGAATTAGAAAAACCAGGTTTAGATCCGAGAAAATCGGCTAAGGTTTTTGAATTTGATCCGAATGTAAAAAGCATAAAAGATGTAAAAACCGGTATGATTTTACCAGGAATTGTTAATAACATCACCAACTTTGGTTGTTTTGTTGACATCGGTGTTAAAGAAAGCGGTTTGGTTCATATTTCCCAGCTTAAAGCAGGTTTTGTAAGTGATGTAAACGAAGTGGTAAAACTACACCAACATGTTGATGTAAAAGTAACTGAGGTTGACGAAGAGAGAAAACGTATTCAGTTGACGATGATATTATAA
- the tatA gene encoding twin-arginine translocase TatA/TatE family subunit: MGRLGVTEILVILAVVLLLFGGKKIPELMKGLGSGIKEFKNAAKDNDQPADKKEKEEDKPA, translated from the coding sequence ATGGGAAGATTAGGTGTTACAGAAATCCTTGTTATATTAGCAGTTGTTTTATTACTTTTTGGAGGTAAAAAAATTCCAGAATTAATGAAAGGTTTAGGTAGTGGAATTAAAGAATTCAAAAACGCTGCTAAAGACAATGATCAGCCAGCTGATAAGAAAGAAAAAGAAGAAGATAAACCGGCTTAA
- a CDS encoding peptidase: MTEKRLKRIKFRNRLFVKNRLVILNEDTFEEIFSFKLNLMNVFVVATLGAIFLILITTFIIAFTPLREFIPGYSSTELKRNATELALKSDSLTVALKKNEAYIKSIQKVLTGQLEYAKFNKDSILSSVDLKEEDVNLAPSKEELKLREEVANEEKKENTSSVKKDKSDKKQK; the protein is encoded by the coding sequence ATGACAGAAAAAAGATTAAAACGAATTAAATTCAGAAACAGATTATTTGTCAAAAACAGATTAGTTATTTTGAATGAGGATACATTTGAAGAGATTTTTTCTTTTAAGTTAAATCTTATGAATGTTTTTGTAGTTGCAACTTTAGGTGCTATTTTTTTGATATTAATTACCACATTTATAATCGCTTTTACACCATTACGAGAATTTATTCCGGGATATTCATCGACTGAATTAAAAAGAAATGCAACAGAATTGGCTTTAAAATCTGACTCATTAACAGTTGCATTAAAGAAAAATGAAGCGTATATTAAATCTATCCAAAAAGTGCTGACAGGTCAATTAGAATATGCTAAATTTAATAAAGATTCTATCTTGTCAAGTGTTGATCTAAAAGAGGAAGATGTGAATTTAGCTCCTTCTAAAGAAGAATTAAAATTGCGTGAAGAAGTGGCAAACGAAGAAAAAAAAGAAAACACTAGTTCTGTAAAAAAGGATAAAAGTGATAAAAAACAAAAATAA
- a CDS encoding GH3 auxin-responsive promoter family protein: MSIKSVAAKLFASKIYNNTQTWAKKPIETQQKVFKSLIKAAKDTEFGKDHHFDKIKTFEDFKKQVPVRDYEDLRLYIDKVQLGQKDILWKGKPLYFAKTSGTTSGAKYIPLTKESMPYHIEASRNAILHYIHETGKTDFVDGKMIFLQGSPELIEKNGIKLGRLSGIAAHFVPKYLQKNRMPSWETNCIEDWETKINAIVDETIDQDMTIISGIPSWVQMYFERLEEKSGKKVGDLFKNFNLFIYGGVNYEPYRAKFENLIGRKVDSIELFPASEGFFAYQDSQKSKGMLLLLNSGIFYEFIKAEEFFSENPKRLTIGEVELGVNYVLIISTNAGLWGYNIGDTVQFTSLYPHRVIVSGRIKHYISAFGEHVIANEVENAMKTAMENTNVRINEFTVAPQINPTEGLPYHEWLVEFENEPENIVTFAEAIDDAMRKQNIYYDDLITGNILQKVVITRVAKNGFQDYMKSQGKLGGQNKIPRLSNNRDIADVLKKQ; this comes from the coding sequence ATGTCTATAAAATCAGTCGCTGCAAAATTATTTGCCAGCAAAATTTATAATAATACGCAGACTTGGGCTAAGAAACCTATTGAAACTCAACAGAAAGTTTTTAAGAGTTTAATAAAAGCTGCAAAAGATACTGAGTTTGGAAAAGACCACCATTTTGATAAAATAAAGACGTTTGAAGATTTTAAAAAGCAAGTACCTGTAAGAGATTATGAAGATTTAAGATTGTATATAGATAAAGTGCAATTAGGTCAGAAAGATATTCTTTGGAAAGGGAAACCACTTTATTTTGCTAAAACATCTGGAACCACTTCGGGAGCAAAATATATTCCGCTTACCAAAGAATCAATGCCTTATCATATTGAAGCTTCTCGAAATGCTATTTTACATTACATACATGAAACTGGAAAAACAGACTTTGTAGATGGAAAAATGATTTTTTTACAAGGAAGCCCTGAATTGATTGAGAAAAATGGAATTAAACTAGGACGATTATCTGGAATTGCAGCTCATTTTGTTCCAAAATATCTTCAAAAGAACCGTATGCCATCTTGGGAAACCAATTGTATTGAGGATTGGGAAACTAAGATTAATGCAATTGTTGATGAAACAATAGATCAGGATATGACTATTATTTCTGGTATTCCATCTTGGGTGCAAATGTATTTTGAACGTCTAGAAGAAAAAAGCGGTAAGAAAGTAGGGGATTTATTCAAAAATTTTAATCTCTTTATTTACGGTGGAGTTAATTACGAACCCTATCGCGCAAAGTTTGAAAACCTGATAGGAAGAAAAGTAGATAGTATTGAGTTGTTTCCTGCTTCTGAAGGTTTCTTTGCTTATCAGGATTCTCAAAAATCAAAAGGAATGCTCTTATTATTGAATTCTGGGATCTTTTATGAGTTTATAAAAGCAGAGGAGTTCTTTAGCGAGAACCCAAAACGATTAACAATTGGAGAAGTAGAGTTAGGTGTAAATTATGTTTTGATTATATCAACAAATGCTGGGCTTTGGGGTTATAATATTGGAGATACGGTACAATTCACCTCTTTATATCCGCATCGTGTAATTGTTTCTGGAAGGATTAAGCATTATATATCGGCATTTGGAGAGCATGTTATTGCTAATGAGGTCGAAAATGCAATGAAAACTGCTATGGAAAATACCAATGTTAGAATTAATGAGTTTACTGTTGCGCCACAAATTAATCCAACAGAAGGATTACCATATCATGAATGGCTTGTAGAATTTGAAAATGAACCAGAAAATATAGTAACTTTCGCAGAAGCAATAGATGATGCCATGCGTAAACAAAACATTTATTACGACGATTTGATTACAGGAAACATTTTGCAAAAAGTAGTAATAACTAGAGTTGCCAAAAATGGTTTTCAAGATTATATGAAATCACAAGGAAAATTAGGAGGACAAAATAAGATCCCGCGACTGTCTAATAATAGAGATATTGCAGACGTATTAAAAAAACAATAA